Proteins encoded by one window of Microplitis demolitor isolate Queensland-Clemson2020A chromosome 6, iyMicDemo2.1a, whole genome shotgun sequence:
- the LOC103573850 gene encoding GATA zinc finger domain-containing protein 14: protein MRQEVEDIYWNCSTDVDNNYQLTSLSMDSSLRINPLKLSHHSSSESSICSEQSVSSAVSTDLVGHQDQLIESESDYVVVKSEIEITLKDCQIISNNFDEPTDTIKSKLCDFDSLTATADETLTSGNKVNDIIEKMVELKFSSDNINDMHKKPFINNNINDNDNYNNTSNIKNDGNNNNVDIKYEKLSKDENLNENYSKQSTDVKNKPEENEENDNDLRARGPVRPPLFNQSRGKPYCTFNNCGGNVPEMQQTYPSDIESTAQQIMSISDYSDLLNPCLDKLEENYLPVSASDSEWILNNYDGNTDNNLNEKVQPIPEITINENLLSEESLIETLNLRGFQSAQSDVSSYTNPSPVSNYTNPSPISNYTNPSPVSSYTNPSPIFGENWPDSPTSSNSYNVMSSRSHSRASSRAQSPGSSANIGSPLIPNQFISGSTPDFSSTSNNYRVPTAFSSPSSSNHSFGDTSSPSNYQYAIDSKIEDKLESQLSDFHPWYSKCESSSTIVNSTDSADDINNFGIFENEIQVVLNVVPTINTKAQMLKNGGFNNHKFNENKNKLSTLNNEGVNLVNTASLITSAQNDLNSDDNKPYAVQFNNVTSNLYQQNLMNTEENEMNFQAELERHLLSNYPDDNRHNDRFFSNEPAQTSNFESLNNYKSNYNNFTSNYNNTQLQSTENNSSTSVNEQYLNNSWDSQRKLPFDNFQIPETVSSFKNNHLRRNTVRNIAPWPSLNLPLTQASKRLKDQLDPKDVERAMKNLLKKSTQELAMPDQDGDTMLMCLVGNPNELEKKKAYLIPLVERLGTLADALSKKNNREEDALYLAAVNSPRMPEVTGYLAAVMLKKGIDISQQLYRRRGDTLIHAVVANGDTHLSTLAELLSLKTSQGNYVFDLSKCNYAGRTPLHVAVEVHDPQGSGINSVNVVRLLLANGADPKIKESKCGNTALHLAVSLSCDPELVKVLLIKNGREAVNIQNRNNNTALHMAAAVPDSIQLNRQMGVCDNLIKAGGSTNILNQHGCTPLALVSAERKKTIREIFSRKN, encoded by the exons TCTATCAATGGATTCATCGCTAAGAATAAATCCATTAAAACTCTCACATCACTCAAGTTCAGAATCCAGTATCTGTTCTGAACAATCAGTATCATCTGCGGTATCAACAGATTTGGTTGGTCATCAAGATCAATTAATTGAATCTGAGAGTGATTATGTGGTAGTTAAATCCGAAATAGAAATTACACTGAAAGATTGTCAAataatttccaataatttCGATGAACCAACCGATACAATAAAGTCTAAGCTGTGTGATTTTGACAGTTTAACGGCTACTGCAGATGAGACTTTAACTTCCGGTAATAAAGTTAATgacattattgaaaaaatggttgagcttaaattttcatcagataATATCAATGACATGCATAAAAAAccattcattaataataatattaatgataatgataattataataatactagtaatataaaaaatgatggcAATAACAACAAtgttgatattaaatatgaaaaattaagtaaagatgagaatttgaatgaaaattattcaaagcaATCGACGGATGTGAAAAATAAGCCGGAAGAAAATGAGGAAAATGACAATGACCTTAGAGCTAGAGGACCAGTCAGACCCCCCCTGTTTAACCAATCTCGAGGAAAACCTTACTGTACATTCAACAATTGTGGTGGTAACGTTCCTGAGATGCAACAAACTTATCCATCGGATATTGAATCAACGGCTCAACAAATAATGAGCATTAGTGATTACAGTGATCTCTTAAATCCTTGTTTGGATAAATTAGAGGAAAACTATTTACCAGTCAGTGCAAGTGACAGTGAatggattttaaataattacgatgggaatactgataataatttaaatgaa AAAGTCCAACCAATTCCTGAGATAactattaatgaaaatttattgagtgaAGAATCGCTTATCGAAACATTGAATCTCAGAGGCTTTCAATCAGCACAATCAGATGTTTCGAGTTACACGAATCCATCACCAGTTTCGAATTACACAAATCCATCGCCGATTTCGAACTACACAAATCCATCGCCGGTTTCGAGTTACACAAATCCATCACCGATTTTTGGTGAAAATTGGCCAGATTCACCCACCAGCTCGAATAGTTATAATGTTATGTCTTCTAGATCACACAGTCGTGCTTCTAGTCGTGCACAATCACCGGGTTCTTCAGCTAATATTGGATCACCTTTGATACCAAATCAGTTTATCAGTGGAAGTACTCCTGATTTTTCAAGT acatcaaataattatcgtgTACCAACAGCATTTTCTTCACCATCATCGTCAAATCATTCATTTGGAGATACTTCAAGTCCttcaaattatcaatatgCAATTGACTCAAAAATTGAAGACAAATTAGAGTCACAGTTATCAGATTTTCATCCTTGGTACAGTAAATGTGAATCATCCAGTACAATAGTTAATAGTACTGATAGTGCagatgatattaataattttggaaTATTTGAAAACGAAATTCAAGTTGTGCTTAATGTTGTACCAACGATTAATACTAAAGcacaaatgttaaaaaatggGGGATTTAATAATcacaaatttaatgaaaataaaaataagttatcaactttaaataatgaaGGGGTTAATCTTGTAAACACAGCCTCACTTATAACTTCAGCACAAAACGATTTGAATTCCGATGATAATAAACCCTATGCAGtacaatttaataatgtaaCCTCAAATCTTTATCAACAGAATTTGATGAATAcagaagaaaatgaaatgaatttcCAAGCTGAACTGGAGAGACatttattatctaattatCCAGATGACAATAGACATAATGACAGATTTTTCTCTAATGAACCTGCTcaaacttcaaattttgaatctttaaataactacaaatcaaattataataattttacgtctaattataataatacacAGTTGCAATCAACTGAAAATAACTCTTCCACTTCCGTTAATGAACagtatttgaataattcttGGGATTCACAACGAAAGTTAccatttgataattttcaaataccaGAAACTGtttcttcatttaaaaataatcatttgcggag GAATACCGTACGAAATATTGCGCCATGGCCGTCGTTAAATCTTCCCCTGACGCAAGCAAGTAAAAGATTGAAAGATCAATTGGACCCGAAGGATGTCGAAAGAGCAatgaaaaatcttttaaaaaaatcaactcaaGAACTTGCGATGCCCGATCAAGACGGCGATAc gatGTTAATGTGTCTGGTTGGAAACCCCAATgaattagagaaaaaaaaggcATATTTAATACCTTTAGTTGAAAGACTTGGGACTTTAGCCGATGCTTTGTCCAAGAAAAATAACCGGGAAGAAGATGCTTTGTATCTAGCGGCTGTCAATTCTCCGCGAATGCCTGAAGTAACTGGTTATTTAGCAGCTGTTATGTTAAAAAAAGGAATTGATATAAGTCAACAATTGTATCGAAGACGA gGTGACACATTAATTCACGCAGTTGTTGCTAATGGCGATACGCACTTGTCAACTCTTGCGGAATTATTGTCTTTGAAAACAAGCCAAGGAAATTATGTATTTGATTTATCGAAATGTAATTATGctg gAAGGACGCCTCTGCATGTAGCAGTAGAAGTACATGATCCACAAGGATCAGGGATAAATTCAGTTAATGTGGTCAGACTGTTGTTAGCAAACGGAGCAGAcccaaaaataaaagaaagtaaatGTGGTAACACAGCACTTCATTTAGCGGTTTCTCTATCATGTGACCCAGAGCTTGTAAAG GTACTGTTGATAAAGAATGGACGCGAAGCTGTTAATATTCAAAACCGTAACAATAATACGGCATTACATATGGCCGCAGCTGTGCCCGATAGCATTCAATTAAACAGACAAATGGGTGTATGCGATAATCTAATTAAAGCAGGTGGATCGACTAACATATTAAATCAACATGGATGTACTCCACTTGCACTTGTTTCcgcagaaagaaaaaaaacaataagagaaattttttcaagaaaaaattaa
- the LOC103573855 gene encoding uncharacterized protein LOC103573855, whose amino-acid sequence MNNMKILSVIISICLCLVKSKRISELCVQENGQFIRCQCAGNEEFNLPTNVNYENLTDLTITSCRSANLHFSSLPNAKIIRHILIQNISGSLMFEPFVISKKLETFKLRNIKKIPIISHDTFTSISSIKTFVIEDTRIEQFDEQFTNINIDNFILRNVSIKQMIGINFSGQGKTLKIIDTIIRNVAGNLNFAFFETIEIINSTFEFEKPGDIPIEGINAKIINCVFSNASVNLVVNENITIKGNCADGKSSLRLSSKYVHSVGNRLPTEIIYTQNRTNPILFHNINNTVCIAGNCKCPKSSGYNSCYKYHPDIYLGIVLLVILYNF is encoded by the exons atgaataatatgaaaattttgagtgtaattatttcaatttgttTGTGTTTggtaaaaagtaaaagaattaGTGAATTATGTGTGCAAGAAAATGGACAATTTATTAGATGTCAATGTGCCGGAAATgag GAATTTAATCTTCCAACCAACGTAAACTACGAAAATTTAACAGATTTAACAATAACATCATGCAGATCAGCAAATTTACATTTCTCAAGTTTACCGAACGCTAAAATAATCCGTCATATATTAATTCAGAACATAAGCGGAAGTTTGATGTTTGAACCCTTTGTAATATCAAAGAAATTGGAAACATTTAAgctaagaaatataaaaaaaataccgatAATAAGTCATGATACTTTTACAAGTATATCATCTATAAAAACATTTGTAATTGAAGACACAAGAATTGAACAATTCGACGAACAATTTACGAATATAAATATCGACAATTTTATCCTACGCAATGTgtcaataaaacaaatgatTGGAATAAACTTTTCTGGTCAAGGCAAAACgttgaaaataattgacacGATAATTCGTAACGTTGCgggtaatttgaatttcgcattttttgaaacaatcgaaattataaattcgacatttgaatttgaaaaacctGGCGATATTCCTATTGAAGGTATAAATGCTAAGATTATAAATTGCGTATTTTCAAATGCAAGCGTTAATTTAGttgtcaatgaaaatataacaataaaaggTAATTGTGCTGATGGTAAAAGTTCATTGAGGTTATCATCAAAATATGTCCACAGTGTTGGCAATAGATTACCAacggaaataatttatacgcaAAATCGTACTAATCCTATTTTGTTTCACAACATAAATAATACTGTATGTATTGCTGGTAATTGTAAATGCCCTAAAAGTTCTGGTTATAATTCGTGCTATAAATATCACCCTGATATTTATCTCGGTATTGTATTACTTGTTATACTTTATAATTtctga